The window TAAAAGTAAGAATAATTCTTCTTGTTAACCATCACAAGCAATTAATTTTATACGTTGTACTTGTTACACAAGTTAGCAAAAATTAAATACAGGGTTGATAATCTCCTTTCATTAGACGCTTACCTTGTAGTTATGCAAGGCAAAGAATAGTATCAGAAGAGGCTCTTCAATCATTTGAAAAACACATTAAAAGTGGGCCGGTAAGTATGCATTGTGCGAGTTTTTTTCTAAAAGGGATTATACAACGGATTTTACTCCTTTTTAAGCCATTCAATGTTGGCTTACAACGAAACGATACCACATATAAGCCCTTAAAAGGGCTTGTTCGGATCTTGTTTTATACCATTAGAAGCGGGTGCACGGTGACCGTCTTTGTTGTAGCCTGTTTTTATATCAATTCTGTTTTAATTCCCATATTATTCATTTCATCAACTACATTATCCTTTGCATAACCTAATTTAGCTTGTTTTAAGTTTGGAAATTGTTTTGCATCAATAGCAGTCTCAATGTCCCAATAGTCTTCCGATCCTTCTCCGAACCTTAAAAGTTGCATATAAATGTCATTTCCTCCATCTTGATAGATTTCAGTTACTTCAGATGCATATTTTTTAGGTATAGGTAAATCTTTAAAATATTGGGTAACTTCCGGTATTAGATCATATCCTTCTTTTTCAATTTCTATTTTTCGTTTGTCGTACCAATCTACAAATTCAGATAAGTCAAATTTGGGTTTTAGAAGTTCTTTGTGATACATCAATTCCTGAATAATGGATAACTTAAAACCAAAATCTTTAAATTCAATTTGCTCTTCTTCTAATTTCTTGATGGTATACTTATCTTTTGTCAGTTTAGGTTTAACAAAATCTTTATCAAAAATTTCATTGTATGAAATACTAATCAAGCAAGGCCTTTTTTTGCCTGGATATGTAAATTGTTTAATTTCATACTTACGCATTGTAATATTGTTACAATGTTGTTTTTTGACTTTAACACCATCAATAATTATAGTCCCGTTAAAATAAGGCTTTTGCTCCAATTTTGGTTTTGCCCATATTGGGTTATAATCAGTATGAAGTGTTATATGATTAGTTTTTCCATTTCCGTGAGGATTGGTACTTATCCCTATTTCTTTCCAATAAATTTCATTTCTTTTTATTTGAGATGGTTTTCCAAAATATTTATTAAGCTCCTGCCAGTCAGTTGGTAATTTTATAATGTTATTGTTTATTGAAAGCTTGTTGGAATCAATTTTAAATGTAATGCTTGAAGATTTATTTTTTTTATTGATTAGATTTATCATACTTGATCTTTTTTCTTTCAAATAGTTGTGCAACGGAGCCCCTTGTTGACAGTAGTTATTGCTTTATTAGATGAATGTATTTTTCTCCACAATCATATAATTTTACATAATAGTTCATTGCATTTCCATAATTTTGAATGATTATCTCTTCTGCGCTCCAATAACAATCAATCCCAATTTGGCGCTTCCCAATCTTCCTTAGCTTTTCAAACTCTTTTCGTTTTGCTTCATTTTCTTCAGGTAAAGAAATGTCAAAGTAATCTTCTGCATACTCAATATTATCAAGAACAAGAAATAAATCCTCGTCTCTTGAAAAAATAACTTTTCCTTTTAGTTGTCGCTCGTCAGAAGAATAATTGTAATAATATTCTCCTTTTGATTTTGATATTTCAAGAGTTATATTACATACAGTGTCAAAATAAGTTCCTGTGACGTTATTGGGTAAGGCTTCAATTTTTTTGTTTGTTTTATTTAAAATTAAAGGGTATTCTTTCTGGGTCTTAGAATTAATCCATTTTCCGTTGATAGAGGATTCTTTGATAATTCCTTTTAAAATAGCAAGTGTATCACTTTTAAAGTTTAATTCATAAGCTAACAATTCATTTTCAAAAACACCTCCAACCACTTTAATGTCTACACCTGTTTTTTCATAAAAATAAAATCCTGATATTTTACCTTCTGTATTCTCTAAATGAAATAGAACATTCAAATTGTCTCCAATCTTTCCTTCGTAATTTCCCAAAGATATTTTTTTATGAAGGTCAAGGGGCTTTTCCTCCTGATATTTTGAATTTTTATTCAGGTCCGTATTGGACTTTTCTAAATTAGAAGAACTTGGGTTTGATTTCTTATTAGAACAAGAAATCAAAAAGATTAAAATGAATATAAATTTTAATTGATGTGCCATTTGTAATTACTGCCAACGTATTAGGCTATGAGTATTTGCGTTTTAGGTTCGTGATTTATCCGCTTGTGGTAAAGATTAAAAGTAAGAATAATTCTTCTTGTTAACCAACACAAGCAATTACTTATAGCCATTGTGCCTGTTGCACAAGTTAGCAAAAAATTGACATAGCCTTGATATGCTCCTTTCATTAGCTGCTTATAGTATAGTAAGCAAGGTAAAAAATAGTATCGGGAAAAGCCACAAAAGTAAAAGCCCTTAAAAGGGCTTATTTGGATCTTGTTATTATACTATTGGGGGGGCACTCACTACCGGTGTTGGCAATTGGATTTTAGATATTTATTATTGAATTAATCAACTATTTTAAATGTCCATTTGTTCGTTTCTATTTTCTTATTTTGTGTTTTAATTTTCAATGGTTTAATATCTATGTTTCCACTTTCCATAGCTTTACAAATAAAATATATGTAATAATGTTCCATACCATTATCATAAATAGTTGACATTCCTGATTTTTCTACATTAAATTTTTTGCTTAAATTTTCTATATCTTCCATAGAAATAGAGGTTTTGTCAAAATCTAAATTGCTCTCAATGATGATTCTAAAACGGTCATTAATTTTTAGTATATTTTTATCTGTCCAAAGTAAAAAAACGCTTTTATTAATGTTCTTTGAAAGTCGAGATTCAATTTTACCTTCGAGTCTTGCTTTTTCAGATCCCTCATATTTCTTGATCTTACCAACATCTTCTTTTTCCACCATTTTTATTGAGTCAGTTTTGGAAAGTTTGATAGGTTTTTGTGGTTTTTTTAATATTACATATTCTTCAAGTGGGATTTTGTAAGACTTATTATTCGACCAGAGTTTTGCTGATGGTAGTTTGTAAGTTGTATCAACCTTTGCAGTAAATCGATATTCATAGTAAACCTTTTTGGGCGATAAATCCTTACCATTAATATCCAATTTTTTGATTTGGATTTCAATAAGTTTAGTGTCAATCGGAAAGTTAATAGAATCTATTCCTTTGTCAAATCTTACAACTAAAGCAAATGTCTCAAAACTGTAAAACTTGGAAGCTAAAATAGATTTTGGTTCATCAGTTTGACAGAAAACATTAAATGTCAAAAATAGAGATAGCAATAATGTTATTCGGTTTTTCATTTGTCTTGTTACCAACAGCAGCCTGTCTCAAAACCACCAATTTAGATTTTAAAAATAGTTGGATTTCGAGTGTAAAACAAATTAACCACAAATAAGTTTGTCCTATAGTCGAGGATGCTTTGAAAGTTTGATTTTAAGTTTAATATTACAATAATAAAATGCAAACCAGTAGAAACCCGGTTCAGTCAACACGCCATTCATGTGTGGCCGTTCCGACCACACGAACGCTAGTTATTGTGTACCGTTTTTATTTTTCCGTTATCCTTTTCCAACAAATCTTGTTTTCATATAAATTTCACTCAAAATTATAAGTCCGATTAAAATTCCCATTATTAAAAAGGTTTTATTAAGTCGGTAAGCATTTTTTTTAATTAAAAAAGTCAGTTGAGAGAGGGCAAGTCCACATAAAATCAGAGTCAAAATCAGGTTGTAAAATCCGTATTGTGTTTTAGTCAAATCATAATACGAATACATACTGCCCCAAAGTCCGCTTCTGTTCGACATTGTTGCAAAAAATATCCAAAAATAATTTGCAGAAAAGAGCAAAAAAATCGGAATCGTCAAAATCGGAATTATCCAATGATAAGATTTCAGTTTATTATGTTCTCCGATTTTCATTGAATTTCGTGACTTTTCTTAAATGGTGTTGACAAAAGTTATTTTTTCATCAATGCTAATTTTATTCCAAGAGTGACAAAAATTCCACCAGTTATTTTGTCCAACCACATTTTAATTTTATAATTTTTCCTAATTCGGTCAGATAGTTTCGAAGCAAATAATGCTAAAACTAAACACCAAATTGTTCCTGTAAGTAAAAATGTAACTCCAAGGATTAAAAAAGGAAGTGAACTTTGTCCATAATTTGGGGCAATAAATTGTGGTAAAAATGCAAGAAAGAATAATGCTACTTTCGGATTCAGAATATTGGTTAGAACCCCAGATAAGTAAATTTTTCTATAATTCACAATTTCACTTTCATTACTCAGTTCAAACTTTCCATCTTCTTTTTTTAATATTGTTTTGATTCCTAAAAATATCAAGTAAACTGCCCCCAAATATTTGACTATTTCAAAAGCTGTTGCAGATTTGGCAAGTATTATTGATAATCCTAAGGTTGCAAAAATGATATGAAAAATTGCTCCAGTCGATATTCCCAATGCAGATAAAATTCCCGCTTTTTTTCCTTGAGCAACACTTCTTCCAAGAATATATATCGTATCAGCTCCCGGTGTTAAATTCAAAATCAATCCAGCTATTAAAAAAGCCTCAAAGTTTATTATTCCGAACATATTTTTTTGTTTTAATTTTTGCCCACGGGAAGTATAACCGTCAGTTGCGGTTATACATTGTGCCTGTTGCACAAGTTAGCAAAAAATTCACATAGCGTTGATAATCTCCTTTCATTAGATGCTTACCTTGTAGGTATGCAAGGCAAAAACAATATCAGGAGAAGCTCTTCCATCATTTAAAAAACACACTAAAAGTGGAGCGGAAAGCCTGCAAGGTGTTTGTTTTGAGCTAAAAGTGTTCCCACGACGAATTTTATTTCTTTATAAGCCTCTCAATTTTAGCTTGTAACGAAACTAAATCGCAAAATAAAAGCCCTTTTAAGGGCCTATTTGGATCTTGTATTTATAAAACTAATGGGTTTTTAACTCAGTTCTTTGTTGTGCGTTCGCTCTTTTTTAATTCGGTGAATGAAGTCCGATTTTATTTCCCTCCGAGTCGTGGAAAATGGCAAAAAATCCAATCTCGTCAGCGTGAGGTGTTTTAGGAATAATAATTTTTCCACCGTTGTTTTCCACTTTATCAAGAATGGTTTGCAAATTATCTCCACCATTCAGGTAAATAGTAACTCCGTTGGCAGAAGGTTCGTAACCTTCACCTTTCATAATAACACCTGTTACCATCTGGTCTTGGTATGGGAACAGACCCATTTCCATTTCTGGGAATTCTAATTTTTCAATATCCACTCCTAAAATTTCTTTGTAAAAGTTGATGGCTCGTGAAATGTCCGTTGCAGGAATTTCAAAAATTGAGATGTAACTGTTCATATTATTTATGCTTTTTGTATATGTTTCTTTAGTTGGGCTTTGTTTGAGAGTTGAAGAATCTTTGTTTTTACAAGACACAATACCGAATGTTAGGGCAATAATTGCGATAAAAATTTTTTCTTTCATTTCTAGTTTGTTATTAACGGAACAAAACTAATAGCTGAAAGTCGGTTGAAATTGTAAAAATGCGACACCTGAATTATTTATAAAAAAGGGCTGAAAGAGCCAAACTTTCGTGAGCTATAAACTCTTTGGGGTTTATTCCTGTAAACTCTCTAAAGTCTTTTATAAAGTGTGCTTGGTCAAAATATTCACTGTTATAGGCAATGTCGGTCAGGTTTCCCGACTGTTGGTTGAGTAACATTTTTAAAGCAGTTTGTAGGCGAATTAGCTTTCCTAATTGTTTAGGGCTTAAACCAATTTGTTTTCTGAAGTTTCTTTCGAGTTGTCTTCGTTTTGAAGGTTCATCTTTAAAGATTGAAGTTATTGAAGCACTTCCGTTTGTAGATAACAAGGAGTCTACGGTGTTTTTTACAATTGCATTAATTGTTTTTTTGTCATTTAACCTGTCCAAAAGAAATTTCTCGATAATGTCTATTCGCTCTTCCGTGTTTTTTGCTTTGATTATTTTTTGCTCTAAATCAGTTGCTGTTTCTACTTCAAAAAGCTGATTTATTGGTGTTTCTTTATTTACTAAATTTTTGATTGGTTTATATACAAAGTTGGCAAATCCATAAGGATAAAATCGGATAGCAAATGTTTTAACAAATCCTGTTGGCTCAATGAAAAAAGGTTCAATTGTTTGACCGAGCACCATTGCACGAGGTTGTAGTATAAATTTATTTTCGGAAGTGTACCGCTTTATATCGTCTCCGAGAATAAATGCCATTTCAATACAGCCGTCTGGTACGATTCGTTGTTTTTGAGGTTCGTTTTGCATTGGTACTTCCAAAGTCCAATAACAACTAACAAGCGATTTTAAGTCTGTATGTGGTTCGTATGTTTGATAATCCATTATCGTTCGGAAGTTTTTTCAGATTGACACACAACGGTTGGGCTATGAGTAGTTGCGTGGTTTGGCACTAAACTTTGCAACTACACACCAAACTGAAAATCCTTGCGGATTTTCAGAAGTAGGCGAGAACAAGCAATTACTTATAGCCATTGTGCCTGTTGCACAAGTTAGCAAAAAATTGACATAGGGTTGATATTTTCCTCTCACAAGACGCTTACCTTGTAGTTATGCAAGGCAAAAATAATATCAGGAGAAGCTCCTCCATTATTTAAAAACCACACAAAAAGAGGAGTAGCAAGCATGCAAAGTATTTACTTTTCTTTAAAAGCTATCATACAATACATTTTACGCCTTTTTAAGCCTTTCAATTTTAGTTTACAGCTAAACTATACCACAAAATAAAAGCCCATAAAAGGGCTTATTTGTATCTTGTTTTTATATAATTAGTGGGTTGTGCAACGGCTACCATTGTTGGCATTAGTATTTTATTCCACATTGTCTTTTACAACTTTGGTTTTCGATAAAAAGTCGTGAATTCCGTTTTTTACAAATAGAAACGAAAGTCGATCAAATGGAATTAGTCGGCAAAAAGTCCGAGTGATTATATCTCCATCAGTTGGTTTTTCTCCGTTCATTTTCACAACTTTTGTTTTGGTTACAAATTTCCCAACTGTTTTTTGGAATTTGATTTCCATTATCGCATAGTAAGCTATAAAAGACCCAAAGAATAGAATGTAAACGAATAGTGTTAAAATTCCTTGATTTTCAGCTGTTAAAGGGATGAAAAGTCCGATTATAAAACTAATGATAAATGCTAAAATTAACCATACAATAAAGTCAATTAGAAAATTCACAAACCGAATTCCCAAACCGACAACATTCGAGTCCACTTTTTCTTTTTGTTCTTTTTCCGCTGTCGCTCTTTCTCGGATTTTTTCGAATTCAGATGTGTCGATATTCCGCTTTTCAACTTCCGCATCTGCTGCTTCAATTGCAGTCGGATTGTATCTTTCTCTTTCGACTGTTACAATTTTTATTAATTCTTCATCTGTCCTCTCGGACATTACTTTTGCAAATTCGTTTTCCATTAGTTTGATGGTCAGTTTATATTAATGCCAACGGCTCGTATAACCGTCAGTTACGGGATTAAAGTTAATGTTTTTCGGTTTGGTACTGACGTTGGCAATTCCGAGTGGATTCGGACGTAGTCGAATCCGCCGTAATTGCGGTTATACATTGTGCCTGTTGCACAAGTTAGCAAAAAATTGACATAGGGTTGATATTATCTTTTGATAAGAGGCTTACCTTGTAGTTATGCAAGGAAAAAAGAAGTATCAGGAGAAGTTGTTCAATCAGTTTCAGTTAAGTGAGCGCGTACCTATAGACAATTTCTATCGGCGGTTAAAAGAGGTGTTGGATTTAGATTACTTATACCCACTTACCAAACGATATTATGGTAGTAGCGGACAAAAGAGCATCGACCCGGTGGTGTTCTTTAAACTTTGTTTGGTAGGTTATTTAGAAAACATTATCAGTGATCGAAAGCTCATAACGCATTGCAGTATGCGATTGGATATTTTGTTCTTTTTGGATTATGATATCGATGAAGAACTTCCCTGGCATTCTACCATTAGCCGCACCCGTCAGTTATTTCCTGAGGCTGTATTTGAAGAGGTCTTTACCAAGGTGTTTGAACTATGTGTATCGGTCGGGATGTTCAGTGGCCATACTCAGGCTATCGATAGCGCCCCTGTAAAAGCCAATGCTTCTATGGATAGTTTGGAACTGAAAGTTCCTGAAGCCGA of the Zhouia spongiae genome contains:
- a CDS encoding DUF6892 domain-containing protein, which codes for MINLINKKNKSSSITFKIDSNKLSINNNIIKLPTDWQELNKYFGKPSQIKRNEIYWKEIGISTNPHGNGKTNHITLHTDYNPIWAKPKLEQKPYFNGTIIIDGVKVKKQHCNNITMRKYEIKQFTYPGKKRPCLISISYNEIFDKDFVKPKLTKDKYTIKKLEEEQIEFKDFGFKLSIIQELMYHKELLKPKFDLSEFVDWYDKRKIEIEKEGYDLIPEVTQYFKDLPIPKKYASEVTEIYQDGGNDIYMQLLRFGEGSEDYWDIETAIDAKQFPNLKQAKLGYAKDNVVDEMNNMGIKTELI
- a CDS encoding LysE family translocator; protein product: MFGIINFEAFLIAGLILNLTPGADTIYILGRSVAQGKKAGILSALGISTGAIFHIIFATLGLSIILAKSATAFEIVKYLGAVYLIFLGIKTILKKEDGKFELSNESEIVNYRKIYLSGVLTNILNPKVALFFLAFLPQFIAPNYGQSSLPFLILGVTFLLTGTIWCLVLALFASKLSDRIRKNYKIKMWLDKITGGIFVTLGIKLALMKK
- a CDS encoding VOC family protein yields the protein MKEKIFIAIIALTFGIVSCKNKDSSTLKQSPTKETYTKSINNMNSYISIFEIPATDISRAINFYKEILGVDIEKLEFPEMEMGLFPYQDQMVTGVIMKGEGYEPSANGVTIYLNGGDNLQTILDKVENNGGKIIIPKTPHADEIGFFAIFHDSEGNKIGLHSPN
- a CDS encoding AraC family transcriptional regulator; translation: MDYQTYEPHTDLKSLVSCYWTLEVPMQNEPQKQRIVPDGCIEMAFILGDDIKRYTSENKFILQPRAMVLGQTIEPFFIEPTGFVKTFAIRFYPYGFANFVYKPIKNLVNKETPINQLFEVETATDLEQKIIKAKNTEERIDIIEKFLLDRLNDKKTINAIVKNTVDSLLSTNGSASITSIFKDEPSKRRQLERNFRKQIGLSPKQLGKLIRLQTALKMLLNQQSGNLTDIAYNSEYFDQAHFIKDFREFTGINPKEFIAHESLALSALFYK
- a CDS encoding RDD family protein: MENEFAKVMSERTDEELIKIVTVERERYNPTAIEAADAEVEKRNIDTSEFEKIRERATAEKEQKEKVDSNVVGLGIRFVNFLIDFIVWLILAFIISFIIGLFIPLTAENQGILTLFVYILFFGSFIAYYAIMEIKFQKTVGKFVTKTKVVKMNGEKPTDGDIITRTFCRLIPFDRLSFLFVKNGIHDFLSKTKVVKDNVE